ATAAACATGTATTATACACCGAGTTGGGAATCATTAAAGCAACATCCATTACCAAAATGGTTTGATGATGCGAAGTTTGGTATTTTTATCCATTGGGGTCCTTATTCCGTACCACATTGGGCAAATACAGAGGGGAAATTTGGAGAAATTGACCGTGATATGCATTTCACATTAAATCCTTATTCTGAGTGGTACCAAAACACTTTACGTATTGCGGGAAGTCCCACTGCTGAATATCATGCGAAAACGTATGGTGAAGATTTTGAATATGAGCAATTTGCAGATTTATGGAAAGCTGAAAAATGGGATCCTGAAGCATGGGCAGCATTGTTCGAAAAAGCAGGTGCGAAATATGTTGTTTTAACAACGATGCATCATGACGGATTCAACCTTTGGCCAAGTCGCTACAATCAAGATTACAGCGTGGCAACTAAAGGACCAAAACGTGATTTGGTGGGTGAATTGACTAATGCGGTACGTCAAAGAAAGCTGAAAATGGGACACTATTACTCTGGTGGTTTGAACTGGCGCTTTACGTTTGAACCGATTGTAACATTTGAAGATGTGAAATATGTGCGTCCGATTACGTATGATTTTGCAGATTATGCGTATAAACAATTTGCTGAACTGATTGAAAACTACCAACCAGATATTTTATGGAATGACATCGGTTGGCCGGATAAAGGGTTAGAAGATGTGAAGCATTTATTTGCTTATTATTACAATAAAGTGCCTGAAGGGGTCGTAAATGATCGTTGGCATATTGAGAAAAATGCGCCGAACTGGAATCATCCACCAGAGGCGTTTGAAACATGGGAAGACTTTGATACGAAAGAGTATTCCAATGATCATCAAGCTGCTCAAAAGAAATGGGAATATACGCGTGGTATGGGTTATTCTTTTGCTTTCAATAGTAATGAAGGGGAAGAAGAAACGATTTCAGAAGAAGAACTTGTCAGCTTACTCATTGAAGTGGTCAGTAAAAACGGTAACTTATTATTAAATGTCGGTCCGCGTCCTGACGGTACCATTCCTGAAATTCAAGTGGAACGT
Above is a genomic segment from Staphylococcus delphini containing:
- a CDS encoding alpha-L-fucosidase, whose product is MYYTPSWESLKQHPLPKWFDDAKFGIFIHWGPYSVPHWANTEGKFGEIDRDMHFTLNPYSEWYQNTLRIAGSPTAEYHAKTYGEDFEYEQFADLWKAEKWDPEAWAALFEKAGAKYVVLTTMHHDGFNLWPSRYNQDYSVATKGPKRDLVGELTNAVRQRKLKMGHYYSGGLNWRFTFEPIVTFEDVKYVRPITYDFADYAYKQFAELIENYQPDILWNDIGWPDKGLEDVKHLFAYYYNKVPEGVVNDRWHIEKNAPNWNHPPEAFETWEDFDTKEYSNDHQAAQKKWEYTRGMGYSFAFNSNEGEEETISEEELVSLLIEVVSKNGNLLLNVGPRPDGTIPEIQVERLHQLGAWLEMNGEGIYETRPSVQPSIKLDEETTVFFTQKEDVTFAFLTGKVTQQLTLELDELQAVHKVEALNPGDDIEAGIHGTTVTIRFKQQADTVAHGFKLIH